One segment of Triticum aestivum cultivar Chinese Spring chromosome 2A, IWGSC CS RefSeq v2.1, whole genome shotgun sequence DNA contains the following:
- the LOC123189536 gene encoding isocitrate dehydrogenase [NAD] regulatory subunit 1, mitochondrial isoform X2 — MARRSAPLLRRLVSSAPPLPGHGGGARRTVTYMPRPGDGTPRPVTLIPGDGIGPLVTGAVEQVMEAMHAPVYFESYDVHGDMPAVPPAVIESIRRNKVCLKGGLATPVGGGVSSLNMQLRKELDLFASLVNCANVPGLPTRHQNVDIVVIRENTEGEYSGLEHEVVPGVVESLKFCSERIAKYAFEYAYLNYRKKVTAVHKANIMKLADGLFLESCREIAAKYPSIEYNEIIVDNCCMQLVSRPEQFDVMVTPNLYGNLVANTAAGLVGGTGVMPGGNVGQDHAIFEQGASAGNVGNDNLVEQQKANPVALLLSSAMMLRHLQFPSFADRLETAVKRVIAEGKYRTKDLGGTSTTQEVTDAVIANLD; from the exons ATGGCGCGGCGATccgccccgctcctccgccgcctggtctcctccgcgccgcccctcccgggccacggcggcggcgcgCGCCGCACGGTGACCTACATGCCCCGCCCGGGCGACGGCACCCCGCGTCCCGTCACGCTCATCCCGGGCGACGGCATCGGGCCCCTCGTCACCGGCGCCGTCGAGCAGGTCATGGAGGCGATGCACGCGCCCGTCTACTTCGAGTCCTACGACGTCCACGGCGACATGCCCGCCGTGCCCCCCGCCGTCATCGAGTCCATCCGCCGCAACAAGGTCTGCCTCAAGGGCGGCCTCGCCACCCCCGTCGGCGGGGGCGTCTCCTCCCTCAACATGCAGCTCCGCAAGGAGCTCGACCTCTTCGCCTCCCTCGTCAACTGCGCCAACGTCCCCGGCCTGCCCACCAGGCACCAGAACGTCGACATCGTCGTCATCAGGGAGAACACCGAGGGCGAGTACTCGGGCCTCGAGCACGAGGTCGTCCCGGGGGTCGTCGAGAGCCTCAAG TTTTGCTCTGAGAGGATTGCCAAATATGCCTTCGAGTATGCTTACCTTAACTACCGGAAGAAAGTCACGGCAGTGCATAAAGCAAACATCATGAAACTTGCTGATGGTTTGTTCTTGGAGTCTTGCCGTGAGATTGCCGCTAAATATCCAAGTATTGAGTATAACGAAATTATTGTTGACAACTGCTGCATGCAACTTGTTTCAAGGCCTGAGCAATTTGATGTTATG GTTACGCCTAACCTTTACGGCAATTTGGTTGCCAACACAGCTGCAGGTCTTGTTGGAGGAACAGGTGTCATGCCAGGAG GTAATGTGGGTCAGGATCATGCCATCTTCGAGCAAGGTGCTTCTGCAGGAAATGTGGGAAATGACAATCTTGTAGAGCAGCAGAAAGCAAACCCTGTCGCCCTGCTCCTGTCGTCCGCTATGATGTTGAGGCATTTGCAGTTCCCGTCGTTCGCTGACCGTCTGGAAACTGCGGTGAAGCGGGTCATTGCAGAGGGCAAGTACAGGACAAAGGATCTGGGCGGCACCAGCACCACCCAGGAAGTTACTGATGCAGTGATCGCTAATCTGGATTAG
- the LOC123189536 gene encoding isocitrate dehydrogenase [NAD] regulatory subunit 1, mitochondrial isoform X1: MARRSAPLLRRLVSSAPPLPGHGGGARRTVTYMPRPGDGTPRPVTLIPGDGIGPLVTGAVEQVMEAMHAPVYFESYDVHGDMPAVPPAVIESIRRNKVCLKGGLATPVGGGVSSLNMQLRKELDLFASLVNCANVPGLPTRHQNVDIVVIRENTEGEYSGLEHEVVPGVVESLKVITKFCSERIAKYAFEYAYLNYRKKVTAVHKANIMKLADGLFLESCREIAAKYPSIEYNEIIVDNCCMQLVSRPEQFDVMVTPNLYGNLVANTAAGLVGGTGVMPGGNVGQDHAIFEQGASAGNVGNDNLVEQQKANPVALLLSSAMMLRHLQFPSFADRLETAVKRVIAEGKYRTKDLGGTSTTQEVTDAVIANLD, translated from the exons ATGGCGCGGCGATccgccccgctcctccgccgcctggtctcctccgcgccgcccctcccgggccacggcggcggcgcgCGCCGCACGGTGACCTACATGCCCCGCCCGGGCGACGGCACCCCGCGTCCCGTCACGCTCATCCCGGGCGACGGCATCGGGCCCCTCGTCACCGGCGCCGTCGAGCAGGTCATGGAGGCGATGCACGCGCCCGTCTACTTCGAGTCCTACGACGTCCACGGCGACATGCCCGCCGTGCCCCCCGCCGTCATCGAGTCCATCCGCCGCAACAAGGTCTGCCTCAAGGGCGGCCTCGCCACCCCCGTCGGCGGGGGCGTCTCCTCCCTCAACATGCAGCTCCGCAAGGAGCTCGACCTCTTCGCCTCCCTCGTCAACTGCGCCAACGTCCCCGGCCTGCCCACCAGGCACCAGAACGTCGACATCGTCGTCATCAGGGAGAACACCGAGGGCGAGTACTCGGGCCTCGAGCACGAGGTCGTCCCGGGGGTCGTCGAGAGCCTCAAG GTCATCACGAAGTTTTGCTCTGAGAGGATTGCCAAATATGCCTTCGAGTATGCTTACCTTAACTACCGGAAGAAAGTCACGGCAGTGCATAAAGCAAACATCATGAAACTTGCTGATGGTTTGTTCTTGGAGTCTTGCCGTGAGATTGCCGCTAAATATCCAAGTATTGAGTATAACGAAATTATTGTTGACAACTGCTGCATGCAACTTGTTTCAAGGCCTGAGCAATTTGATGTTATG GTTACGCCTAACCTTTACGGCAATTTGGTTGCCAACACAGCTGCAGGTCTTGTTGGAGGAACAGGTGTCATGCCAGGAG GTAATGTGGGTCAGGATCATGCCATCTTCGAGCAAGGTGCTTCTGCAGGAAATGTGGGAAATGACAATCTTGTAGAGCAGCAGAAAGCAAACCCTGTCGCCCTGCTCCTGTCGTCCGCTATGATGTTGAGGCATTTGCAGTTCCCGTCGTTCGCTGACCGTCTGGAAACTGCGGTGAAGCGGGTCATTGCAGAGGGCAAGTACAGGACAAAGGATCTGGGCGGCACCAGCACCACCCAGGAAGTTACTGATGCAGTGATCGCTAATCTGGATTAG
- the LOC123189537 gene encoding uncharacterized protein isoform X1, translating into MAAAAKLSVSSQAFAALLDCCGTAAGDCDGLLFGRAARPTAPPSFSDDDDSGATSSAPTLSICITGHASLARPSSLSDALGRFQPYSPARPATVGFFSSRRSAARRPSMREVAVARSLSKSLALTHPLVFLLVAPSASSNLSIHSFDYRAFLLVDSRLFPTSLQVVNVGPGFRGQYHTFAAESPMPWLPRPPAKGFSIGDQKAMEGMMDAFGLGRVEALVASATGQATEVEEMYSGMLRRLERLAREAEGGKKLVRRQEEHIGKEKNCWVGVRAEILFSASV; encoded by the exons ATGGCCGCCGCCGCGAAGCTCTCCGTCTCCAGCCAGGCCTTCGCGGCGCTCCTCGACTGCTGCGGGACCGCCGCCGGGGACTGCGACGGGCTACTCTTTGGCCGTGCCGCCCGCCCCAcggctcccccttccttctccgaCGACGACGACTCCGGCGCCACCTCCTCCGCCCCAACCCTATCCATCTGTATCACCGGCCACGCCTCGCTCGCCCGACCCTCCTCCCTCTCCGACGCCCTCGGCCGCTTCCAGCCCTACTCCCCCGCCCGCCCAGCCACCGTGGGCTTCTTCTCCTCCCGCCGCAGCGCGGCGCGCCGCCCCTCCATGCGCGAGGTCGCCGTCGCCCGCTCCCTGTCTAAATCATTGGCCCTCACCCACCCCCTCGTGTTTCTGCTCGTAGCCCCCTCCGCCTCCTCCAACCTCTCCATCCACTCGTTCGACTACCGCGCCTTCCTCCTCGTGGATTCCCGCCTCTTCCCCACCTCCCTCCAGGTGGTCAACGTGGGCCCTGGTTTCCGGGGCCAATACCACACCTTCGCGGCGGAGTCGCCAATGCCGTGGCTGCCGCGTCCGCCGGCAAAGGGCTTCAGCATCGGAGACCAGAAGGCGATGGAGGGGATGATGGATGCGTTCGGGCTGGGAAGGGTGGAGGCCTTGGTGGCCTCGGCCACGGGGCAAGCAACCGAGGTGGAGGAGATGTATTCTGGGATGCTAAGGAGGCTGGAGAGGCTTGCTCGGGAGGCGGAGGGGGGCAAGAAGCTGGTGCGCCGTCAG GAAGAACATATTGGAAAGGAGAAAAATTGCTGGGTTGGAGTAAGGGCAGAGATCTTGTTCTCGGCAAG CGTGTAG
- the LOC123189537 gene encoding uncharacterized protein isoform X2, whose protein sequence is MAAAAKLSVSSQAFAALLDCCGTAAGDCDGLLFGRAARPTAPPSFSDDDDSGATSSAPTLSICITGHASLARPSSLSDALGRFQPYSPARPATVGFFSSRRSAARRPSMREVAVARSLSKSLALTHPLVFLLVAPSASSNLSIHSFDYRAFLLVDSRLFPTSLQVVNVGPGFRGQYHTFAAESPMPWLPRPPAKGFSIGDQKAMEGMMDAFGLGRVEALVASATGQATEVEEMYSGMLRRLERLAREAEGGKKLVRRQERKNILERRKIAGLE, encoded by the exons ATGGCCGCCGCCGCGAAGCTCTCCGTCTCCAGCCAGGCCTTCGCGGCGCTCCTCGACTGCTGCGGGACCGCCGCCGGGGACTGCGACGGGCTACTCTTTGGCCGTGCCGCCCGCCCCAcggctcccccttccttctccgaCGACGACGACTCCGGCGCCACCTCCTCCGCCCCAACCCTATCCATCTGTATCACCGGCCACGCCTCGCTCGCCCGACCCTCCTCCCTCTCCGACGCCCTCGGCCGCTTCCAGCCCTACTCCCCCGCCCGCCCAGCCACCGTGGGCTTCTTCTCCTCCCGCCGCAGCGCGGCGCGCCGCCCCTCCATGCGCGAGGTCGCCGTCGCCCGCTCCCTGTCTAAATCATTGGCCCTCACCCACCCCCTCGTGTTTCTGCTCGTAGCCCCCTCCGCCTCCTCCAACCTCTCCATCCACTCGTTCGACTACCGCGCCTTCCTCCTCGTGGATTCCCGCCTCTTCCCCACCTCCCTCCAGGTGGTCAACGTGGGCCCTGGTTTCCGGGGCCAATACCACACCTTCGCGGCGGAGTCGCCAATGCCGTGGCTGCCGCGTCCGCCGGCAAAGGGCTTCAGCATCGGAGACCAGAAGGCGATGGAGGGGATGATGGATGCGTTCGGGCTGGGAAGGGTGGAGGCCTTGGTGGCCTCGGCCACGGGGCAAGCAACCGAGGTGGAGGAGATGTATTCTGGGATGCTAAGGAGGCTGGAGAGGCTTGCTCGGGAGGCGGAGGGGGGCAAGAAGCTGGTGCGCCGTCAG GAAAGGAAGAACATATTGGAAAGGAGAAAAATTGCTGGGTTGGAGTAA